The proteins below are encoded in one region of Myxococcales bacterium:
- a CDS encoding ribosomal protein L7/L12, with product MKLLYIALGMITALFLLSVRGRNQENKLKRQGLIPTTETPTLDHVHRLIADGEKIHAIKLYRQIHNVSLKEAKEQVEQLAKSKQT from the coding sequence ATGAAACTACTTTATATAGCGCTGGGAATGATTACTGCCTTGTTCCTATTGTCAGTCCGCGGACGAAACCAGGAGAACAAGTTAAAACGCCAAGGATTAATTCCCACAACGGAAACGCCCACGCTCGATCATGTTCATCGCTTGATCGCAGATGGCGAAAAGATCCATGCCATTAAACTGTACCGACAGATTCACAACGTCAGCCTCAAAGAAGCCAAAGAGCAAGTAGAGCAGCTCGCAAAAAGCAAACAAACCTGA